The DNA region GCCGTACGCCGCGGTCCAGGCCGGCGGGCGCCGCCGGGTGGTGCGGCGGCGGTCCCTGCTGACGGGGGTGATGGCGCTCGCCGTGGTCGCCGGGGTCGGCGGCGTCGCCGCCGTCAACGGCGGCGTCAACCCCTCCGCCGGGCCCGGGCCGCTGGCCGCGGCGTCGGCGCCCCTCGCCCCGGGGGCGCAGTCCGCGCAGGCCCCGGCCACCGCGGCCGGGCAGAGCACCGCGCCCGGGCAGACGGCCACTCCCGCCCCCGCGGACCCGCTCACCCCCGTCCGGGTCCGGATGGCGTCGGGCACCAAGGACGGCAAGCCGTGGACCGCCTGGGCGGCCCTCTGGCCGGCCGTCTCCAAGGAGCAGGCCCTCCAGCAGGCCGAACTGATCTGGCAGGAGGACAAGGCGGCCGGCGCCACCGACTCCCCGCCCACCCAGGACTACGTCGACCAGTACCGGCACGCCGGTCACGACCAGGTGGTCTTCTACCTGGTCATGGACGGCAAGCGGGTCTCGCGGTCCCAGCAGAGCGAGCAGCCCGCCCGGGGCGTCACCCCGTTCTGGGGCACCCCGCCGCCCGGCTCCACCCCGCCCGGCTGGGTCGACGACCTGTTCGGCGGCGTGGCCTTCCACGCGTGGGCCAAGAACGGCGCCGACGACCCGTTCTACGGCGCCCCCGCGGTGGGGTTCTTCCCGGTCGGCCCCGAGGCCGCCCGGGCCGAGGCGAAGTGGGCCGACGGCACCGTCACCCAGCCGCCGATCGTCACCATCGGCGACTCCCCGGTCCGCTGGTTCGCCGTGGTCGGCGAGCCGGACTCCTACAAGGCCGCCCTCTACCGCGCCGACGGCACCCCCTACGCCACCCAGAAGGGCTGACCCGGCCGTCCGGGGCGCCGGGTGCGCGGATCCGTGGTCGGAGCGGCCCGCAGCCGCCCCGGGTACGGCCCCGCGCAGCCCGGCCGCCCCGGCCGCGCACCGCCGGGGACCGAGCCGCACCCACCCCCGGCAGCGCACGCAGAAGGCCCCGGAGAGCGCTTGGGTTCAAGGGGTCGTCGCAACACCACTTGGTTTTAGGTGGTGAGTAGATCACGTAGACGCTCGGCTGGGGTATCCCAGCCGAGCGTCTTGCGTGGGCGGCCGTTGAGTTCTTGGGCGACGTGTTCGAGGTCTTCGGTGCTGTGCGGGCTGAGGTCGGTTCCCTTCGGGAAGTACTGCCGCAGGAGCCCGTTCGTGTTCTCGTTCGAGCCGCGTTGCCAGGGTGAGGCGGGGTCGCAGAAGTAGACGGGCATGCCGGTGGCCATGGTGAACTGCCTGTGGCGTGCCATCTCGCCGCCCTGGTCCCAGGTGAGGGAGCCGCGCAGGTGGGCGGGCAGGGTCTGGATGGTGCGGACGAGGCCGTCGCGGACGGTCTCGGCGTCGTGGGCACCGCCCGGCAGGTGGACCAGCATGGTGTAACGGGTGCTGCGCTCGACCAGGGTGGCGATCGCGGAGCGGCCGCCCGCGCCGATGATCAGGTCCCCTTCCCAGTGACCGGGCACGGCCCGGTCCTCGACGTCGGCGGGTCGGTCGCTGATCATCACCATCGGGTCGATGAACCGCGGGGTGCGCCGCTCGGGGTCGCGGCGGGGTTTGCGGCGGGTCCGGCCGGAGCGGACGGCTGCCTGTACTTCCCGTTTCAGGCCGCCACGGGCCTGGAAATACAGCGCCTGGTAGATCGTTTCCACGCTCACCCGCATGCTCTCGTCGTCGGGATGCTCCGTCGGTAGAGCGTGGCAGATCTGTTCCGGTGACCACCGGACGCGCAGTCTGTCCTGCACGAAGCCGCGCAGTCGTCCCTCGCGCAGCAGCTTGCGCTCCTTGGGCCGGGGCCTGCGTGCGGCGGCCGCCCGGTGGGCCGCGTAGGGCTGGTATCCCTTGCTGCCCGAGTTCGCGTCGATCTCCCGCTTGACCGTGCTCGCCGGCCGCCCCAGGGCCCGTCCGATCGCCCGCAACGACTGACCCAGCGCCTGGAGATCCCGTATTTGTTCGCGCTCGGCCAGTGTCAGGAACCGCGGATGCAGTTGCTGTTCCAGGGCTTCCAGGCCCACTGGTGCTGTGGTCACGCCGCCCATCGTGACGGTCCCGGTGGTGTAGTCGACACGGCGGCCGTCGGTGTAGGTGCGCGTGGTGCGGGTCTTCTTGACGCCCCAGTCCCAGTCCTTGGCCGTGCGCTCGTTCACGCCGATCTGCCGGGCCGCCGCCCGGCGTGCGACACCGGCGGCCCGAAGCCGCTCGTACTCATCGCGACCGGGGTGCCGCCGCGGCAGGCGCACCGAGCTCTGTCCGGCCTTCCGGGCCCAGCCGAAGGCGGTGTTCCGGTTCATCCCCAGCTCACGCGCCACCACGGTCACGTTCCCCACGGCATCCAGCCGCGCAAGGAAACGCTCCCTCAACCCCGAAAGATCATCGCGTCCAACGCCCACGGTCCCCGCAACTCCCATCGATCACGGGTGTTGCGAGGACCGTTAGAACCCAAGGCGAACTCTCCGGGGCCTTCCCAGTACGGTGGCGTTGGCGTCAACCGGTGCTCGTCGGAGCCGCGGTTCTTGGCAGGCCAAGGGTGAGCACATGCCGCTGATCCCAGCTGCTGTGACCGCGATCAACGCCGCGCTACGTCCCTACCGAGACCCCTCGCCGGTGCCGCACCATCCGCGGCCGGCTCGGGCATGGTGGTGCTGCCGCTCCAGCCGCCAGGTGCAGAGGTGGCAGGCCGCGAGTGTGATGGTCTCGCCTTCGACGGTGAGTGTGCCCAACTCGGCGACTTGGGTGACTTCCTCGCACTTGAAGTAGAACCCGGTCGTACAGGCGAAGCGGAGTCGGAACTCGGCGGGCGGGTTCCGGTTACGTCGTGGCTTCACGTTCCGTCGCTCCAGCTCGACCGAGGTAGGGGAGGGACATGGCGGAGGTGACGTCGTGGCGGTGGATCTCGCGCTCGATGACGAAGGCGACTTCGGGCCACGGCAGGGCCATCGGTGAGGTGAGGTTCCAGAATGCGTGGCTGGACCGAACCAGGGCGCTGACTCCGAGAGGTGCGGCGTCGGCGGGAACGGCAGAGAGGATGCGGCGCAGTACGCCGCCGGCCCCTCGTACCGCAGGGGCGATGCCGCTTCCGACGAGCAGCGTCGCGGTTCGAACGGCGTCGAGCACGTCGGCGGCCACACCGGCCGTAGCGAAGCGGCCGAAGGCCAGTTCCCGCCAGGGGCGACGGGTCCGGGCCCAGGCCAGGCGCTCAAGGCCGGAGCCCAGGTCCACCGCCATGCAGCTGGGATCCGCGGCATTCCAGAGCAGGACGATGTCACCGATGGGAAGTTCCAGGTGCCGGAAGTGCACCGTGAGACCGCAGACTTCACGGCGTTGCCAGACGGCGTTGCGGCCGTGGATGGTGAGGTGTCTGGCGTGGAGGCCGATGCCGGACAAGAGCGTGAGCCAGTGGTCGAAAATCCCGGTGAACTCGGCCGGCCGAGTGACGGGTTCGATGCGCGAGATGTTGACGAACGAGGTGAGGAATCCCTCCCCCAAGGCGCCTACGTGGTCCCGCTCGCCGGTCAGTCGGACGACCGGCTGGGGGAGGTAGCCACGGCGGAAGACGTACGGCTTGCCGTCCTTGAGGAGGGGATCGAGCGCCTGGACGGCGGAGATCGTCAACTCGGTGTCCCGGCCCCACCGCATGGGCAGCGGTCTCGCGCGGGTGACGCCCGCCGCACGAAAGCCGCTGTCCAACTGCTGCAGCAGACCGCCCCACTGGAGCGGTCGAGTCGTCGGTCGGTACGGCGTCCCCCGGTCGCGGTGACGGATCTCGAAGCGGCCGGCGGCGCCGTGCTCGATCTCCCACTTCCGTCCGAGCCCGAGGAGGTCGAGCGGGCTCGACGGTGGGTCCGCGGTCAGCACGGCCTGGTCGCCAGAGCCCGGAAGTGCCGCTCGGGGTCGAACCGGCTCAGCCCGATGGCCTGCACGGTCGGCGCGTCCAGTTCCAGACACCGCTCGATCGCAGTGGCGAGCACCAGGGCCGCGTCCTCGTCGTCGTGCTCAGGATCGGCTCTGGCAACGGCTCCGGTGCTCTCGCACAGAGCCGCCTCCGCACAGGTGCCGTCTCGCCAGCAGAGCGCGGCGACGGGCGTACCGGCACGCAGGGACTCCCCGAACACGGCGGCGCCGGCCTCCACGTAGCTCCGTGCGCAGGTGTAGACGTAGACCGAGGCGTCGGAGAACGCGGCCGTCTTGGCCGCCCCTCCGACCTCACCGACCCAGCTGACGTGATCAGCCGCGAAGAGTGCCTCGTGACGGCGCACGTAGTCGTTGTCGAAGACCGGTCCGACGATGCGTATCCGCCGGCCGAGCAACTGGGCTGCGCGCACCGCGAGGTGCGGCGCCTTCTCCTCGTCGATCCGGCCGAGCCAGACGAGGTCGCGGCCGGGCCCGGCGGGCGGTTCGGCTTCACCGAG from Kitasatospora sp. NBC_00458 includes:
- a CDS encoding IS30 family transposase; this translates as MNRNTAFGWARKAGQSSVRLPRRHPGRDEYERLRAAGVARRAAARQIGVNERTAKDWDWGVKKTRTTRTYTDGRRVDYTTGTVTMGGVTTAPVGLEALEQQLHPRFLTLAEREQIRDLQALGQSLRAIGRALGRPASTVKREIDANSGSKGYQPYAAHRAAAARRPRPKERKLLREGRLRGFVQDRLRVRWSPEQICHALPTEHPDDESMRVSVETIYQALYFQARGGLKREVQAAVRSGRTRRKPRRDPERRTPRFIDPMVMISDRPADVEDRAVPGHWEGDLIIGAGGRSAIATLVERSTRYTMLVHLPGGAHDAETVRDGLVRTIQTLPAHLRGSLTWDQGGEMARHRQFTMATGMPVYFCDPASPWQRGSNENTNGLLRQYFPKGTDLSPHSTEDLEHVAQELNGRPRKTLGWDTPAERLRDLLTT
- a CDS encoding glycosyltransferase — encoded protein: MLVGICDFPSSYTFPPVGYGGIERWLWAVAEGARAAGADVHLLGPGWRTDLADDWALRPVRLEDLQPGTRQTRDLRSTGYDLLVVGHEYPSLPGWRRVWADLDCDVATFQHSPVFRHAADAFDAKRSRLYCYSPEMARLYAAHTPLLEHAVHLGLGEAEPPAGPGRDLVWLGRIDEEKAPHLAVRAAQLLGRRIRIVGPVFDNDYVRRHEALFAADHVSWVGEVGGAAKTAAFSDASVYVYTCARSYVEAGAAVFGESLRAGTPVAALCWRDGTCAEAALCESTGAVARADPEHDDEDAALVLATAIERCLELDAPTVQAIGLSRFDPERHFRALATRPC